Below is a genomic region from Lonsdalea populi.
TTAACGGCTTTTGTGCTCCTGAAGACTCAGCAACACAACAGCGACTGGTATCGAGACTTCTGCCATTTCGTTTCCGATATGCCCGAAGTGTTGTCCTTTTATCGCATGGCCGGCGAGTACGATTATCTGATGCAGGTTCGGGTAGAAGATATGAAAAACTATGACAACTTCTACAAGCGTCTCGTCAAAGGTATTCCAGGTTTAGTGGACGTCACGTCCAGCTTTGCGATGGAAGAGATAAAACACACAACGGCATTGCCGATTAGGGTCTAAATTTATCCATCAGGGCAATCATGTATACTAGTGTTCTGCCCGCAATAATAATGATGCTACTAGCTTTGGAATGAAGACCGCGTGAGACTTTTTGCTCAACTAGGATGGTATTTCCGCCGTGAATGGAAGCGTTATCTGGGGGCGGTAATCCTCTTAATCGTCATCGCCATACTGCAATTACTGCCTCCGGCGCTTGTCGGAATTGTCGTCGATGGCGTAACGCAACACGATATGCCGGCCGCTACCGCGATGGGGTGGATCGGGCTCATGGCGCTGTCCGCCGTATTAACTTACGTGCTGAGATATTTCTGGCGCGTTCTGCTGTTTGGCGCGTCCTATCAACTGGCGGTGGAGCTGCGTGGTGATTTTTATCGTCAACTCAGCCGTCAGCATCCTGCCTTTTATCTGCGTCATCGCACCGGAGATTTGATCGCGAGAGCCACCAATGACGTCGACCGAGTAGTCTTTGCCGCCGGT
It encodes:
- a CDS encoding Lrp/AsnC family transcriptional regulator — encoded protein: MLDKIDRTLLSLLQRDCTLSLQTLADAVNLTSTPCWKRLKRLEESGYIKARVALLDNERLGLGLTAFVLLKTQQHNSDWYRDFCHFVSDMPEVLSFYRMAGEYDYLMQVRVEDMKNYDNFYKRLVKGIPGLVDVTSSFAMEEIKHTTALPIRV